A genome region from Ursus arctos isolate Adak ecotype North America unplaced genomic scaffold, UrsArc2.0 scaffold_18, whole genome shotgun sequence includes the following:
- the LOC113266261 gene encoding glycosyltransferase 6 domain-containing protein 1-like, whose translation MDRFVDQYLQQFIQSANKHFMSGYNVIFYILMDDFSKLPPIELGALRTFKLCIVFRRHEWKDLNYIYMRNLHMYVLEHIQHEADFLFSMTVNQIFRSDFGVEALGKSVAQLHGWWYFGHAKNFPYERSPNSAAFIPFGEGDFYYRGAIFGGTPYEVLAFIEEHKKGVQNDARRGFKSTYERYLNKYLFINKPTKLLSPEYSWDPNFRPPPQIKRVKIECQSKSI comes from the exons atGGATAG GTTTGTAGATCAGTACCTGCAACAGTTCATCCAGTCCGCTAATAAACACTTCATGAGTGGCTACAATGTTATCTTTTATATCTTGATGGATGACTTCTCCAAACTACCTCCCATAGAGTTAGGTGCCCTTCGAACATTTAAACTATGTATTGTATTCAGACGACATGAGTGGAAAGACCTGAATTACATATACATGAGGAACTTGCATATGTACGTCCTAGAACACATCCAGCACGAAGCTGACTTTCTCTTCAGTATGACCGTGAACCAGATCTTCAGGAGTGACTTTGGGGTAGAAGCCCTGGGCAAGTCTGTAGCTCAACTCCATGGATGGTGGTATTTTGGACATGCTAAAAACTTCCCTTATGAGAGAAGCCCTAACTCAGCAGCTTTCATCCCTTTTGGAGAGGGAGATTTCTATTACCGTGGCGCAATTTTTGGTGGTACACCCTATGAGGTTTTAGCCTTCATTGAAGAACATAAAAAAGGAGTTCAAAATGATGCCCGAAGAGGATTTAAGAGTACATATGAACGTTacctaaacaaatatttatttatcaataaacCCACTAAGTTGTTATCACCAGAATACAGTTGGGATCCAAATTTTAGACCGCCCCCACAAATTAAACGTGTAAAGATAGAATGCCAGTCAAAAAGTATTTGA